In the Sulfolobales archaeon genome, one interval contains:
- a CDS encoding molybdopterin-dependent oxidoreductase, which translates to MSKGLDRRTLIKGIVGVALLGAGLATYWPVIEKIVRPKYVEVQPDPNTGSNVRYVLSTCLGCNVRCGIKARVVDYGGIEVIERIEGNPYHPYNRAVALNNRVYRLAPLAYRTSIEEAMSRWHGTLCPRGQDGIHYVYDPYRVIKPLKRAGPRGSGKWKAITWEQLIREIVEGGIIEETGERLPGLRDFYVAGKLRQAGLDPVKTLSDMKKDVDVILAIAKDPAKTYEDLVKAINDFKSKWSRILGERGLRLEDILIDPDRPDLGTKANMVVYIRGRGQDNADFFTSRWITAFGSVNWLRHTSACQLGYYAGNYLWCGYSDLQVDVVSAKVVIAAGIGLGRVHPGATGHGILVERAAEGDLKLYYVDPHAPRTEARGNIIWIPVKPGHDAALALAVARVLIENRWYNEEFLRIPNIASANKLGYPVHTNATWLVIFEEGHPRFGEFLKARDVGIEDADKPVVSVEGKLLTYDKTDFADLEVEMVVRLKTGENVRVISAFKIFKDYVFSKSFEDWLELVSPYKRGSREFNEYVDKVRLMAKDFAEAAPYAGTYIHRGVAMHPNGEYNTWAYRILDTLIGNFHRKGGLLGRPGTTAYTNYIYTLVPPPEAPTIWGPPIDRHRYAYEDTLEYWLRVKRGEKPYPAKRPWYPHTPEESYTEFFAGAAEGYPYRIGALILYYANPVLSANYGVKFIEVLKDTSKIPLFIGITTTINETFLYADYIVPDTTYLETGTNGIQYLYASGAGVMIAEGWRSPVIMPLTEYIGQCPNGHPRYASMWEFFIDIGKALGMPGYGDNAIPGTKGRVHEGKVFSMHCFWEFILRSFANAAIHAKDMKIIPENVPSEDIEFVEKNYPIARFKDIVPRDEWIYIAYSLARGGVFVSYEDSFDKRGISRRSVPGDKVLRFWNDKLAKTRNSITGEPFWGGPRYFPPATYAPITASIAKEDRWLHGTPIRSIYTERDYPYLLYFSTGPLLTKHRSTFYYWIRQILPENFAVIHPVDAEKLGIETGDVIRIVTPAGYIEAPAVVEATTAPGTIHVPYGLGRWADTVIKKPSYFKLEGELSKLVEELPSEAIIPEDAVNPVKKLPETVKKILFTKSPSDYYEKGLSIDKWRFNGVTPNVVEMFDPSLGNWPLQSWIGASQVYYGVPARIEKTGKRHRFEAPFIVW; encoded by the coding sequence ATGAGTAAAGGTCTAGATAGGAGAACGCTTATAAAAGGCATTGTAGGGGTAGCCCTGCTTGGTGCTGGTCTAGCCACATACTGGCCCGTTATAGAGAAGATAGTTAGGCCTAAGTATGTAGAGGTACAGCCAGATCCCAACACTGGATCTAATGTTAGATATGTCCTCTCAACCTGCCTAGGATGTAACGTTAGATGCGGGATCAAAGCTAGAGTGGTGGATTATGGAGGTATAGAGGTAATTGAGAGGATAGAGGGTAATCCGTATCACCCATACAATAGAGCTGTAGCCCTTAACAATAGGGTTTATAGACTCGCGCCCCTGGCATATAGAACCTCTATTGAGGAGGCAATGTCTAGATGGCATGGAACTTTATGTCCTAGAGGGCAGGATGGGATACACTATGTATATGATCCATATAGGGTTATTAAGCCTCTGAAGAGGGCTGGGCCTAGGGGTAGTGGTAAGTGGAAGGCTATAACATGGGAGCAGCTGATAAGAGAAATAGTTGAGGGAGGGATAATCGAGGAAACTGGTGAGAGGCTACCTGGGCTGAGGGACTTCTATGTTGCTGGTAAACTGAGACAAGCAGGTTTAGATCCAGTTAAAACTTTATCTGATATGAAGAAAGACGTAGATGTGATCCTAGCTATTGCTAAGGATCCCGCTAAGACTTATGAAGATCTCGTTAAAGCGATCAACGACTTCAAATCCAAATGGTCGAGGATACTTGGAGAAAGGGGTTTAAGGCTTGAGGATATATTAATAGATCCGGATAGACCAGACCTAGGAACTAAAGCTAACATGGTAGTCTATATAAGGGGTAGGGGGCAGGATAATGCTGATTTCTTCACATCCAGATGGATCACAGCGTTTGGTAGTGTTAATTGGCTAAGGCATACATCAGCATGCCAGCTAGGATATTATGCAGGCAACTATCTATGGTGTGGATATTCTGACCTTCAGGTTGATGTAGTCAGTGCCAAAGTAGTTATTGCAGCAGGTATAGGCCTTGGCAGGGTTCATCCAGGAGCAACTGGCCATGGTATCCTTGTTGAGCGGGCTGCTGAGGGAGATCTAAAGCTATACTATGTGGATCCACACGCACCTAGAACAGAGGCTAGAGGTAATATAATATGGATACCAGTTAAGCCAGGCCATGATGCTGCTCTAGCATTAGCTGTGGCTAGGGTTTTAATAGAGAATCGGTGGTATAATGAGGAGTTTCTGAGAATACCCAATATAGCATCAGCTAATAAGCTCGGCTATCCAGTGCATACAAATGCAACATGGCTCGTCATATTTGAGGAGGGGCATCCCAGATTTGGTGAGTTTTTAAAGGCTCGGGATGTGGGGATTGAAGATGCTGATAAACCAGTAGTGAGTGTTGAAGGAAAGCTCCTCACATATGATAAAACAGATTTCGCAGATCTAGAGGTGGAAATGGTTGTCAGGCTTAAGACAGGTGAGAATGTCAGGGTTATAAGTGCTTTCAAAATATTTAAGGACTATGTCTTCTCAAAGAGTTTCGAGGATTGGCTCGAGCTAGTAAGCCCATATAAGAGGGGATCCAGAGAGTTTAACGAATATGTTGATAAGGTTAGGCTAATGGCTAAGGACTTCGCCGAAGCAGCACCATATGCAGGGACCTATATACATAGAGGAGTCGCTATGCATCCGAATGGAGAGTACAATACATGGGCATATAGGATTCTGGATACGCTTATAGGGAACTTCCATAGAAAAGGAGGATTATTGGGGAGGCCTGGCACAACAGCATATACAAACTATATATATACACTCGTACCACCGCCTGAAGCACCAACCATATGGGGACCACCTATTGATAGACATAGATACGCCTATGAGGATACCCTTGAATACTGGCTTAGGGTAAAGAGAGGCGAGAAGCCCTATCCAGCTAAGAGGCCCTGGTATCCACATACACCTGAGGAATCCTATACAGAGTTCTTTGCTGGAGCTGCCGAGGGATACCCCTACAGGATCGGGGCTCTCATACTTTACTACGCAAACCCTGTGCTAAGTGCTAACTACGGTGTTAAATTCATAGAGGTTCTTAAGGATACCTCTAAGATACCATTATTCATAGGGATAACAACAACTATTAACGAAACATTTCTCTACGCAGATTATATAGTTCCTGACACAACATATCTAGAAACAGGTACAAATGGGATCCAATATCTCTATGCAAGCGGAGCCGGTGTTATGATTGCTGAGGGATGGAGAAGCCCTGTTATAATGCCACTAACAGAATACATAGGACAGTGCCCCAACGGTCATCCAAGATATGCTTCGATGTGGGAGTTCTTTATAGATATTGGCAAGGCCCTTGGCATGCCTGGCTATGGAGACAACGCTATACCAGGTACCAAGGGCAGGGTGCATGAGGGCAAGGTTTTCTCAATGCATTGCTTCTGGGAATTTATACTCAGATCTTTTGCTAACGCAGCCATACATGCAAAAGATATGAAGATAATACCAGAGAACGTGCCTTCCGAGGATATAGAGTTTGTTGAGAAGAACTATCCAATAGCTAGGTTCAAGGATATAGTTCCAAGGGATGAGTGGATATATATAGCGTATAGCCTTGCCAGAGGCGGGGTCTTTGTAAGCTATGAAGATAGCTTTGACAAAAGAGGGATCTCTAGAAGAAGTGTGCCAGGCGATAAGGTGTTGAGATTCTGGAACGATAAGCTGGCAAAGACTAGGAACAGCATTACCGGCGAGCCATTCTGGGGAGGCCCCAGATACTTCCCACCAGCAACATATGCCCCCATAACTGCTTCTATCGCTAAAGAGGATAGATGGTTACATGGAACACCAATTAGATCTATCTATACCGAGAGGGATTATCCATATTTGCTATATTTCTCAACAGGCCCGCTACTCACTAAGCATAGAAGCACCTTCTATTACTGGATAAGACAGATCCTCCCAGAAAATTTCGCAGTGATACATCCTGTAGATGCTGAGAAGCTAGGTATCGAGACCGGAGATGTGATTAGAATCGTAACACCAGCAGGATATATCGAAGCTCCAGCTGTTGTAGAGGCAACAACAGCTCCTGGAACAATTCACGTTCCATATGGACTTGGCAGATGGGCAGATACCGTTATAAAGAAGCCAAGCTACTTCAAGCTTGAGGGCGAGTTATCCAAGTTAGTAGAAGAGCTTCCAAGTGAAGCTATAATCCCAGAAGATGCTGTGAATCCTGTGAAGAAGCTACCTGAAACAGTGAAAAAGATCTTGTTTACTAAGAGCCCAAGCGATTACTATGAGAAGGGGCTATCCATTGATAAATGGAGATTCAATGGAGTAACACCTAATGTGGTAGAAATGTTTGATCCCTCACTAGGAAACTGGCCTCTGCAATCATGGATCGGAGCCTCACAAGTATATTACGGAGTACCGGCAAGGATAGAGAAGACTGGTAAGAGGCATAGGTTCGAGGCGCCATTCATCGTATGGTAG